A DNA window from Thiobacillus denitrificans ATCC 25259 contains the following coding sequences:
- a CDS encoding YbaN family protein: MSREHDEIDPHRHPMPVRLVFAVLGTVFVLLGLAGIFFPVLPTTPFLLLAAACYARASRRVFAWLLAHRHFGPLIREWREHRSMPYRAKRRALWLIALSFAISIGFVVPGWPAKLALGVGGLLLMTWIARIPSRDAPRRAGADARQN, encoded by the coding sequence TTGAGCAGGGAACACGACGAGATCGACCCGCATCGGCACCCCATGCCGGTCCGCCTCGTGTTCGCGGTCCTCGGAACGGTGTTCGTGCTGCTTGGCCTGGCCGGGATTTTCTTTCCCGTTTTACCGACGACTCCCTTCCTGCTGCTCGCGGCGGCCTGCTACGCGCGCGCGTCGCGCCGTGTCTTCGCCTGGCTGCTCGCGCATCGGCATTTCGGCCCGCTGATCCGCGAATGGCGCGAACACCGCAGCATGCCCTACCGCGCCAAGCGCAGGGCCTTGTGGCTGATCGCGCTGAGCTTCGCGATCTCGATCGGCTTCGTCGTGCCCGGCTGGCCGGCCAAGCTTGCGCTGGGCGTGGGCGGGCTGCTGCTGATGACGTGGATCGCGCGCATCCCGTCGCGCGACGCGCCGCGGCGAGCGGGGGCGGACGCACGGCAGAATTGA
- a CDS encoding flavin reductase family protein: MAKRSYPLSKVYRLLEPGPVVLLATAWRGRANVMTLSWHTMLEFEPPLLGCVISGRNASFDAVRATRVCTLNIPTVELANAVVGIGNCSGRSVDTFARFGLTPAPASTVSAPLIVECHANLECRVADTREVNRYNFFVLEVLKARVDTGVKEPKTLHHRGKGEFFVAGETLRLRSAMK; encoded by the coding sequence ATGGCGAAACGGTCTTATCCCTTATCCAAGGTTTACCGCCTGCTGGAGCCTGGCCCGGTCGTGCTGCTCGCTACCGCGTGGCGCGGACGGGCCAACGTCATGACCTTGTCCTGGCACACGATGCTCGAGTTCGAACCGCCGCTGCTCGGCTGCGTGATCAGCGGGCGCAACGCCTCCTTCGACGCCGTGCGGGCGACGCGGGTATGCACGCTCAACATTCCGACTGTCGAACTGGCGAACGCGGTCGTCGGCATCGGCAACTGCTCGGGACGCTCCGTCGACACGTTTGCCCGTTTCGGTCTCACCCCGGCGCCCGCGTCCACGGTGTCGGCGCCGCTGATCGTCGAGTGCCACGCGAATCTCGAATGCCGCGTCGCCGACACGCGCGAGGTGAATCGCTACAATTTCTTCGTGCTCGAAGTGCTGAAGGCACGTGTGGATACGGGCGTCAAGGAACCGAAGACGCTGCACCATCGCGGCAAGGGCGAGTTTTTCGTCGCCGGCGAGACGCTGCGCCTGCGCTCGGCGATGAAATGA
- a CDS encoding MFS transporter, translating into MNAVPYWRLSGFYFFYFAFVGAMSPFWGLYLKSLAFDAVQIGVLMSLLQVMRIFAPNIWGHVADRLGRRTAIVQVAALASVVVFAGVFVDDGFWWLFAVMAGLSFFWSASLPLVEAMTLSHLGERASAYGRIRLWGSVGFILMVVGLGYAFDHVSIAWLPWAVLVVMLGILACARVIPEAVIPLHSPDHRSVWDIVRRPEVASLLAGCMLMSVTHGPYYTFYSIYLVDHGYDKSTVGWLWALGVACEIGIFLLVPRIFARMAPPRLLLLSFALAVLRFLLIAWGVESAWLVWGAQTLHAFTFGTYHAAAVALIHLHFRGRYQARGQALYTSLSYGVGGTIGGLASGLTWDAIGSAWTFTLAAASAALAWLIYALWGQTKPVPAQAR; encoded by the coding sequence ATGAATGCCGTCCCCTACTGGCGCCTGTCCGGTTTCTACTTCTTCTACTTCGCTTTCGTCGGCGCGATGTCGCCGTTCTGGGGCCTCTACCTGAAGTCGCTCGCGTTCGACGCGGTGCAGATCGGCGTGCTGATGTCGCTGTTGCAGGTGATGCGGATTTTCGCGCCGAACATCTGGGGCCACGTTGCCGACCGCCTCGGCCGGCGCACGGCAATCGTGCAGGTCGCAGCGCTGGCCAGCGTCGTCGTGTTCGCGGGCGTCTTCGTCGACGACGGCTTCTGGTGGCTGTTCGCCGTCATGGCGGGCTTGAGCTTTTTCTGGAGCGCTTCGCTGCCACTGGTCGAGGCGATGACGCTCTCCCATCTCGGCGAGCGCGCCTCGGCCTACGGCCGCATCCGCCTCTGGGGCTCGGTCGGCTTCATCCTGATGGTCGTCGGCCTGGGCTACGCCTTCGACCACGTCTCGATCGCCTGGCTGCCGTGGGCGGTTCTCGTCGTGATGCTCGGGATACTGGCGTGCGCGCGCGTGATTCCCGAGGCCGTGATACCGCTGCACTCCCCTGACCATCGTTCGGTATGGGACATCGTCAGGCGGCCGGAAGTCGCCTCGCTGCTCGCCGGCTGCATGCTCATGTCGGTGACCCACGGCCCGTATTACACGTTTTATTCGATCTATCTGGTCGACCACGGCTACGACAAGTCGACGGTCGGCTGGCTCTGGGCGCTCGGCGTGGCCTGCGAGATCGGCATTTTTCTGCTCGTGCCGCGCATCTTCGCGCGCATGGCGCCGCCGCGTCTTCTCCTGTTGAGCTTCGCGCTCGCGGTGCTGCGTTTCCTGCTGATTGCCTGGGGTGTCGAATCGGCCTGGCTCGTGTGGGGTGCGCAAACCCTGCACGCCTTCACCTTCGGCACCTATCATGCGGCCGCGGTCGCGCTGATCCACCTGCATTTCCGCGGGCGTTACCAAGCGCGCGGCCAGGCCTTGTACACGAGCCTGTCGTACGGCGTCGGCGGCACGATCGGCGGGCTCGCGAGCGGACTGACCTGGGACGCGATCGGCTCGGCCTGGACCTTCACGCTCGCCGCCGCGAGCGCGGCCCTTGCCTGGCTCATTTACG
- a CDS encoding GGDEF domain-containing protein has product MATLSSVSPIDLHALRLDDARALLGHAGKPGAPEAGEAAVEYLQRVIDELCELSLKDPLTGLGNRRQFRAALERAIEIVARSGDSVLLLLLDIDHFKQINDAHGHLVGDQVLQAVARALAESIRPMDTVARYGGEEFAMILPNCLPACGHAVAERIRHRIEALSVQVAPHTALRVTASIGGAYAPQWVRSTVDLWVERADQQLYRAKADGRNLVFLDQPQESAVSAEEKGLLFSPIAVTEAQPSAENSAGSPA; this is encoded by the coding sequence GTGGCCACGCTGAGCTCCGTCTCCCCGATCGATCTGCACGCGCTGCGGCTCGACGACGCGCGGGCGCTGCTCGGCCACGCCGGCAAGCCCGGGGCTCCGGAGGCCGGCGAGGCCGCGGTCGAATACCTCCAGCGCGTCATCGACGAACTTTGTGAACTCTCCTTGAAGGATCCGCTGACCGGCCTGGGCAACCGCCGGCAGTTTCGTGCTGCCCTCGAGCGCGCGATCGAGATCGTCGCGCGCTCGGGGGACTCGGTACTACTGCTGCTGCTCGACATCGACCACTTCAAGCAGATCAACGACGCCCACGGCCATCTGGTCGGCGATCAGGTGCTGCAGGCCGTTGCTCGCGCGCTCGCCGAGTCGATCCGCCCGATGGACACGGTCGCGCGCTACGGCGGTGAGGAATTCGCGATGATTCTGCCCAATTGCCTGCCGGCCTGCGGGCACGCCGTCGCCGAACGCATTCGTCACCGCATCGAGGCGCTGTCGGTCCAGGTTGCGCCGCACACCGCGCTGCGGGTGACCGCGAGCATCGGCGGCGCCTACGCGCCGCAATGGGTGAGATCGACCGTGGATCTCTGGGTCGAACGCGCCGACCAGCAGTTGTACCGCGCGAAAGCGGACGGGCGCAATCTCGTGTTTCTCGACCAGCCGCAGGAAAGCGCCGTCAGCGCCGAAGAAAAAGGCCTGCTCTTCAGCCCGATCGCGGTCACCGAGGCGCAACCGTCCGCGGAAAATTCAGCGGGCAGCCCGGCCTGA
- a CDS encoding TusE/DsrC/DsvC family sulfur relay protein → MLHVSTDINHLIAEPAADPDFPHAPLDWTREAAEAVAQAEGLALTADHWETVRALQSYYAQHADDSVITLRELHDALNESFHHKGGLRYLYALFPGGPVAQACRIAGLKPPYIAVDRGFGSVA, encoded by the coding sequence ATGCTCCACGTTTCCACGGACATCAACCACCTGATCGCCGAACCGGCCGCCGACCCCGATTTCCCCCACGCCCCGCTCGACTGGACGCGCGAAGCCGCCGAAGCCGTTGCGCAGGCGGAAGGCCTCGCGTTGACGGCCGACCACTGGGAAACCGTGCGCGCGCTGCAGAGCTATTACGCGCAGCACGCCGACGACAGCGTCATCACGCTGCGCGAGCTGCACGACGCGCTCAACGAAAGCTTCCACCATAAAGGCGGTCTTCGCTATCTCTACGCACTCTTTCCCGGCGGCCCCGTTGCCCAGGCCTGCCGGATCGCCGGACTGAAGCCGCCCTACATCGCTGTCGACCGCGGCTTCGGAAGCGTGGCCTGA
- a CDS encoding alternative oxidase, giving the protein MPPDAPLDVHRPPADLRDRIALGFVKLVKAAADAFFGRRYGHRAVVLETIAAVPGMVGATLQHLRALRRMQGDRGWIRTLLEEAENERMHLMTFIHVAQPTQFERLLVVLAQAFFYNLYFFVYLASPKTAHRITGYLEEEAVHSYTEYLARVDGGACTNVAAPGIAIEYWALPADARLREVIVAVRDDEIRHREVNHAYADTLTRSSASGPE; this is encoded by the coding sequence ATGCCACCCGACGCCCCGCTCGACGTGCACCGTCCGCCGGCCGACCTCAGGGATCGCATCGCACTCGGCTTCGTGAAGCTCGTAAAAGCCGCGGCCGACGCGTTCTTCGGGCGACGCTACGGCCATCGCGCGGTCGTGCTCGAAACGATCGCCGCCGTCCCGGGAATGGTCGGCGCGACGCTCCAGCATCTGCGCGCGCTGCGGCGCATGCAGGGCGACCGCGGATGGATTCGCACGCTGCTCGAAGAAGCCGAGAACGAACGCATGCATCTGATGACCTTCATCCACGTCGCGCAGCCCACGCAGTTCGAACGGCTTCTGGTCGTGCTCGCGCAGGCCTTCTTCTACAACCTGTATTTTTTCGTTTACCTCGCTTCGCCGAAGACCGCGCACCGCATCACCGGCTATCTCGAGGAAGAAGCGGTCCACAGCTATACCGAGTATCTCGCCCGCGTCGACGGCGGCGCGTGCACAAATGTCGCAGCGCCGGGCATCGCGATCGAATACTGGGCGCTTCCCGCCGACGCGCGCCTGCGCGAGGTGATCGTTGCGGTCCGCGATGACGAGATACGCCACCGCGAAGTGAATCACGCCTACGCCGACACGCTCACCCGATCGTCGGCGTCGGGGCCGGAATGA
- a CDS encoding HDOD domain-containing protein, whose amino-acid sequence MSLETKSLAGWLAFLQGADIPVLGRTAAELERLRVSDTLLTARNVANVVTDDPLMTIKLLRFLQTHKHRAQQHELIDVKQALLMLGLEAFLRDLPAAPVAEELVGSYDGVPFRVLHTAGRARRAAAYAFDWALRLHDLHPEEVQTSALLAHASEMLMWCFDPQGMLDVRQLQRGDPTLRSSEAQRRVLGFPLVALQHELALQWHLPQLLVTLMDPAQARNTRVRNVMLAVNLARHSADGWHDAALPDDFLQIGELLHMDVHRVVALVTAENTA is encoded by the coding sequence ATGTCACTAGAAACGAAAAGTCTGGCCGGCTGGCTCGCTTTCCTGCAAGGCGCCGACATCCCCGTGCTCGGCCGCACGGCCGCCGAACTCGAGCGTCTGCGGGTGAGCGACACGCTGCTGACCGCGCGCAACGTCGCCAACGTCGTGACCGACGACCCGCTCATGACGATCAAGCTGCTGCGCTTTCTGCAGACGCACAAGCATCGCGCCCAGCAGCACGAACTGATCGACGTCAAACAGGCGCTCCTCATGCTCGGCCTGGAAGCGTTTCTGCGCGACCTGCCCGCGGCTCCCGTGGCCGAAGAGCTCGTCGGATCCTACGACGGCGTGCCGTTCAGGGTGCTCCACACCGCCGGGCGCGCCCGCCGCGCCGCGGCCTACGCCTTCGACTGGGCGTTGCGCCTCCACGACCTGCATCCCGAAGAGGTGCAGACGTCGGCGCTCCTTGCCCACGCCTCGGAAATGCTGATGTGGTGTTTCGATCCCCAGGGCATGCTCGACGTGCGCCAGCTGCAGCGTGGCGACCCGACGCTGCGCAGCAGCGAGGCGCAGCGGCGCGTGCTGGGTTTCCCGCTTGTTGCCCTGCAGCACGAACTCGCGCTGCAATGGCACCTCCCGCAATTGCTCGTCACGCTGATGGACCCGGCGCAGGCGCGCAACACCCGCGTGCGCAACGTGATGCTCGCGGTCAATCTCGCGCGCCACTCGGCCGATGGCTGGCACGACGCGGCCTTGCCCGACGACTTCCTGCAGATCGGCGAATTGCTGCACATGGACGTTCACCGCGTGGTCGCGCTGGTCACGGCCGAGAACACGGCCTGA
- a CDS encoding MinD/ParA family protein, protein MNDVLSPVQAATTRLPLKPPGKVVAITSGKGGVGKTFVAANIAAALAKRGHKVLVLDADLGLANLDVVLNLYPKLTLHDVFTGKATLEEAILPAPGGFSVLLAGSGMVEYSRLTPDMRQEFLRVVNGLVPHYDVVLLDTGAGISDVVLFAVSLASEVLMVATPEPTSLTDAYATIKVLVSQQQRRTVRVVVNQAQPGAGNAITKQLQHVLDRFVNPGSEHPVRLLHLGEIPSDPGVRDAVMRRQLLMQASPTSPAARAVSGLAGKLEQALNAQKA, encoded by the coding sequence ATGAACGACGTTCTTTCCCCCGTCCAAGCGGCCACCACGCGGCTTCCGCTCAAGCCGCCCGGCAAGGTCGTCGCGATCACCAGCGGCAAGGGCGGCGTCGGCAAGACCTTCGTCGCCGCCAACATCGCTGCGGCGCTGGCCAAGCGCGGACACAAGGTGCTCGTGCTCGATGCCGACCTCGGCCTCGCCAACCTCGACGTCGTGCTCAATCTCTACCCCAAGCTCACGCTGCACGACGTATTCACCGGAAAAGCCACGCTCGAGGAAGCCATCCTGCCCGCGCCGGGCGGATTTTCCGTACTTCTCGCCGGCTCCGGCATGGTGGAGTATTCGCGGCTCACGCCCGACATGCGCCAGGAATTCCTGCGTGTCGTGAACGGTCTCGTTCCGCATTACGACGTCGTGCTGCTGGACACCGGCGCCGGAATCTCGGACGTCGTGCTGTTCGCGGTTTCACTGGCTTCGGAAGTGCTGATGGTCGCGACGCCGGAGCCGACCTCGCTGACCGACGCCTACGCCACGATCAAGGTACTCGTCAGCCAGCAGCAGCGCCGGACCGTACGCGTCGTCGTCAACCAGGCGCAGCCGGGGGCGGGAAACGCGATCACGAAGCAGTTGCAGCACGTGCTCGACCGCTTCGTCAATCCCGGCTCGGAGCATCCGGTCCGCCTGCTGCACCTCGGCGAGATTCCAAGCGATCCGGGCGTGCGCGACGCCGTCATGCGGCGTCAACTGCTGATGCAGGCGTCGCCGACGAGCCCGGCCGCGCGCGCGGTGTCCGGGCTCGCGGGCAAACTCGAACAGGCTTTGAACGCCCAAAAAGCCTGA